From Macaca fascicularis isolate 582-1 chromosome 14, T2T-MFA8v1.1, a single genomic window includes:
- the EFEMP2 gene encoding EGF-containing fibulin-like extracellular matrix protein 2 isoform X1 — translation MLPCASCLPGSLLLWALLLLLLGSASPQDSEEPDSYTECTDGYEWDPDSQHCRDVNECLTIPEACKGEMKCINHYGGYLCLPRSAAVINDLHGEGPPPPVPPAQHPNPCPPGYEPDDQESCVDVDECAQALHDCRPSQDCHNLPGSYQCTCPDGYRKIGPECVDIDECRYRYCQHRCVNLPGSFRCQCEPGFQLGPNNRSCVDVNECDMGAPCEQRCFNSYGTFLCRCHQGYELHRDGFSCSDIDECSYSSYLCQYRCINEPGRFSCHCPQGYQLLATRLCQDIDECESGAHQCSEAQTCVNFHGGYRCVDTNRCVEPYVQVSDNRCLCPASNPLCREQPSSIVHRYMTITSERSVPADVFQIQATSVYPGAYNAFQIRAGNSQGDFYIRQINNVSAMLVLARPVTGPREYVLDLEMVTMNSLMSYRASSVLRLTVFVGAYTF, via the exons ATGCTCCCCTGTGCCTCCTGCCTACCCGGGTCTCTACTGCTCTGGGCGCTGCTGCTGTTGCTCTTGGGATCAGCTTCTCCTCAGGATTCCGAAGAGCCCGACAGCTACACG GAATGCACAGATGGCTATGAGTGGGACCCAGACAGCCAGCACTGCCGGG ATGTCAACGAGTGTCTGACCATCCCTGAGGCCTGCAAGGGAGAAATGAAGTGCATCAACCACTACGGGGGCTACTTGTGCCTGCCCCGCTCCGCTGCCGTCATCAACGACCTACATGGCGAGGGACCCCCGCCACCAGTGCCTCCCGCTCAACACCCCAACCCCTGCCCACCAGGCTATGAGCCCGACGATCAGGAGAGCTGTGTGG ATGTGGACGAGTGTGCCCAGGCCCTGCACGACTGTCGCCCCAGCCAGGACTGCCATAACTTGCCTGGCTCCTATCAGTGCACCTGTCCTGATGGTTACCGCAAGATCGGGCCCGAGTGTGTGG ACATAGACGAGTGCCGCTACCGCTACTGCCAGCATCGCTGCGTGAACCTGCCTGGCTCCTTCCGTTGCCAGTGCGAGCCGGGCTTCCAGCTGGGGCCTAACAACCGCTCCTGTGTGG ATGTGAACGAGTGTGATATGGGGGCCCCATGCGAGCAGCGCTGCTTCAACTCCTATGGGACTTTCCTGTGTCGCTGCCACCAGGGCTATGAGCTGCACCGGGATGGCTTCTCCTGCAGTG ATATTGATGAGTGTAGCTACTCCAGCTACCTCTGCCAGTACCGCTGCATCAACGAGCCAGGCCGTTTCTCCTGCCACTGCCCACAGGGGTACCAGCTGCTGGCCACACGCCTCTGCCAAG ACATTGACGAGTGTGAGTCTGGTGCGCACCAGTGCTCTGAGGCCCAAACCTGTGTCAACTTCCATGGGGGCTACCGCTGCGTAGACACCAACCGCTGTGTGGAGCCCTACGTCCAGGTCTCTGACAA CCGCTGCCTCTGCCCAGCCTCCAACCCTCTGTGTCGAGAGCAGCCTTCATCCATTGTGCACCGGTACATGACCATCACCTCGGAGCGGAGCGTGCCCGCTGACGTGTTCCAGATCCAGGCGACATCTGTCTACCCCGGTGCCTACAATGCCTTTCAGATCCGTGCCGGAAACTCGCAGGGGGACTTCTACATTAGG CAAATCAACAACGTCAGCGCCATGCTGGTCCTCGCCCGGCCGGTGACAGGCCCCCGGGAGTACGTGCTGGACCTGGAGATGGTCACCATGAATTCCCTCATGAGCTACCGGGCCAGCTCTGTACTGAGGCTCACCGTCTTTGTGGGGGCCTACACCTTCTGA
- the EFEMP2 gene encoding EGF-containing fibulin-like extracellular matrix protein 2 isoform X2, which translates to MAMSGTQTASTAGGQPRRLAVPSRPLSADVNECLTIPEACKGEMKCINHYGGYLCLPRSAAVINDLHGEGPPPPVPPAQHPNPCPPGYEPDDQESCVDVDECAQALHDCRPSQDCHNLPGSYQCTCPDGYRKIGPECVDIDECRYRYCQHRCVNLPGSFRCQCEPGFQLGPNNRSCVDVNECDMGAPCEQRCFNSYGTFLCRCHQGYELHRDGFSCSDIDECSYSSYLCQYRCINEPGRFSCHCPQGYQLLATRLCQDIDECESGAHQCSEAQTCVNFHGGYRCVDTNRCVEPYVQVSDNRCLCPASNPLCREQPSSIVHRYMTITSERSVPADVFQIQATSVYPGAYNAFQIRAGNSQGDFYIRQINNVSAMLVLARPVTGPREYVLDLEMVTMNSLMSYRASSVLRLTVFVGAYTF; encoded by the exons ATGGCTATGAGTGGGACCCAGACAGCCAGCACTGCCGGG ggccagcccaggagACTGGCTGTGCCCAGCAGGCCCCTCTCTGCAGATGTCAACGAGTGTCTGACCATCCCTGAGGCCTGCAAGGGAGAAATGAAGTGCATCAACCACTACGGGGGCTACTTGTGCCTGCCCCGCTCCGCTGCCGTCATCAACGACCTACATGGCGAGGGACCCCCGCCACCAGTGCCTCCCGCTCAACACCCCAACCCCTGCCCACCAGGCTATGAGCCCGACGATCAGGAGAGCTGTGTGG ATGTGGACGAGTGTGCCCAGGCCCTGCACGACTGTCGCCCCAGCCAGGACTGCCATAACTTGCCTGGCTCCTATCAGTGCACCTGTCCTGATGGTTACCGCAAGATCGGGCCCGAGTGTGTGG ACATAGACGAGTGCCGCTACCGCTACTGCCAGCATCGCTGCGTGAACCTGCCTGGCTCCTTCCGTTGCCAGTGCGAGCCGGGCTTCCAGCTGGGGCCTAACAACCGCTCCTGTGTGG ATGTGAACGAGTGTGATATGGGGGCCCCATGCGAGCAGCGCTGCTTCAACTCCTATGGGACTTTCCTGTGTCGCTGCCACCAGGGCTATGAGCTGCACCGGGATGGCTTCTCCTGCAGTG ATATTGATGAGTGTAGCTACTCCAGCTACCTCTGCCAGTACCGCTGCATCAACGAGCCAGGCCGTTTCTCCTGCCACTGCCCACAGGGGTACCAGCTGCTGGCCACACGCCTCTGCCAAG ACATTGACGAGTGTGAGTCTGGTGCGCACCAGTGCTCTGAGGCCCAAACCTGTGTCAACTTCCATGGGGGCTACCGCTGCGTAGACACCAACCGCTGTGTGGAGCCCTACGTCCAGGTCTCTGACAA CCGCTGCCTCTGCCCAGCCTCCAACCCTCTGTGTCGAGAGCAGCCTTCATCCATTGTGCACCGGTACATGACCATCACCTCGGAGCGGAGCGTGCCCGCTGACGTGTTCCAGATCCAGGCGACATCTGTCTACCCCGGTGCCTACAATGCCTTTCAGATCCGTGCCGGAAACTCGCAGGGGGACTTCTACATTAGG CAAATCAACAACGTCAGCGCCATGCTGGTCCTCGCCCGGCCGGTGACAGGCCCCCGGGAGTACGTGCTGGACCTGGAGATGGTCACCATGAATTCCCTCATGAGCTACCGGGCCAGCTCTGTACTGAGGCTCACCGTCTTTGTGGGGGCCTACACCTTCTGA